TAGATTGTACCTCATGTTCTTTAACACATCTTCTTATTACCTTATCTACACAATGTTTCCAAAGGTACGGTTCATCCCAAATGTACCTTCTCgcatctttcttgatcttatctcTCTGTGACCTCGTGAGGTCGGGTGGGAACTTTCCCGTGACCATGAAGTTGCATATATCCGCATACCAAGGTGGTGTTTGGATAGCAAACAAATGCTCGTCCGGGAATGTGTCATGGATGGGAGTCGCATCTTCGGGTTGAACTATTCGGCTCAAATGGTCGACGGATAGGTTCTCTTTCCCGCTCTTATCTTTGATCTCAATATCGAACTCTTGCAAAAGAAACATCCACCGTATTAACCTTGGCTTCAAATATTTCTTGGTAAGTAAGTGCTTTATGGCTGCATGGTCCGAATAGATGATTACTTTAGTTCCAAGGAGGTATTGCCGGAACTTCTCTAGTGCAAAAACAATAGCGAGAAACTCTTTTTCTGTTGTGGTATAGTTGCATTGTGCACTATCAAAGGTCTTTGATGCATAGTAGATGACATGGTGTGCTCGACCCACCTTTTGACCCAATACTGCCCCTACAGCCATGTTGCTCgcatcacacatgatcttgaATGGGAGATCCCAATTAGGTGGTTGGATGATTGGATCAGAGGTGAGTAAATCCTTCAAACAATCGAAGGCATCCTTGCATGGCTGAGTGAACTCAAATTTAGCATCTTTTTGGAGTAGTTGACACATCGGCACTGTAATCTTTGAGAAATCTTTAATGAACCGCCGATAGAAACCTGCATGGCCAAGAAACGAATGAACTTCCCGAACATTTGTCGGGTAAGGAAGACTTTTGATAACATCTATCTTGGCTTTGTAAACTTCCAAGCCTTTTCAGGACACAATATGACCTAGAATCAATCCTTTGTCCACCATGAAATGGCATTTTTCATAGTTAAGCACAAGATCTGTGTCAATGCACCTTTGCAAAATTTTTGTTAGATTGCTCAAGCATTCATCAAAGGAGTTTCCATAGACTGTGAAGTCATCCATGAAAACTTCAATGATATTTTCAACATATTCAGAAAAATGCTCATCATGCATCTCTGAAATGTTGCAGGCGCATTGCATAGACCAAAAGGCATACACCTATAAGCAAATGTGCCAAAAGGACAAGTGAAGGTGGTTTTCTCTTGGTCTTCCGGGGCTACCGGAATTTGATGAAAACCCGAGAAACCATCCAAGCAACAGTAATGAGATTTACCCGCCAATCTCTCTAGCATTTGGTGAATAAATGGcaagggaaaatggtcttttctCATTGAGGCATTCAACTTTCTATAGTCAATACAAACCCTCCACCTGTTTTGCACACGGGTTGGCACCAAATCTCCCTCAGAATTCTTGACAACTGTGACCCCTGCTTTTTTCGGGACTACCTGAACGGGGCTCACCCATTTACTATCTGAGATAGGGTAAATCATACCTGCATCCAAAAGCTTCATGATTTCTTTCTTTACCACCTCCATCATGGGTGGATTCAGTCTTCTTTGTGCCTCTCGAGTTGGTTTGAAATCCTCCTACATGAGGATCTTATGCATGCACAAGGAAGGGCTTAACCCTTTTATGTCAGCAATTGTCCACCCAATAGCTTTCTTATACTTTTTCAGCAAAGTCACCAACTCATCTTCTTCTACAATGGACAGCTTGTTGGAGATAATGACAGGCAAAGTCTTCTCTTCCCCAAGGTACGCATACTTCAAATGGTCTGGAAGAGTCTTCAATTCTAGCTTAGGTGCCCGTACAACGGAAGGAAGAAGTTTTGTGTCAGAAATGGGCAATTTCACATTGCTATTATCATaccttattttcttcttttcttccatGCTCTCCACAATTTCCAACAACTCTTCATCTAACTTGAAATTTTCTGCAATCTCTTTGACTGAATTGCTATCAAATTCCTACTCAAAACTAACTCCAACAAATCATGGTTAGTCAACTCAAAACACTTTTCAGTCAAAGGTTGGATTATATCAACAAAATTTATGCAATGAACATCACTTTGGTACCTCATTACTTCATAGATATTGAAGTTGATGACCTCCCCATCGAATTCCATGGACAATGTACCATTGTAGACATCAATTTTTGTTCTTGCTGTTTTCAAGAATGGTCTACCTAAAAGTATGGAACTCGAGGATGGATGGTCATCATCTCCTATATCAAGCACATAAAAATCTGCAGGAAAGACAATCTCATTAACTTGCACCAAAACATCCTCTaatacaccttttgggtgtactaTAGAACGATCTGCAAGTTGGATGATCACCCCTGTTTTTGTTAAAGTGCCTATGCCAATAGATTTATAAACAGAATATGGTAAAACATTAATTGAAGCTCCTAAATCTAGCATAGCATGGGGGACATATAAGTTTCCCAATTTGCAAGGAACGGTGAAAACACCTGGATCCTTGCACTTTGGGGGCATCCTTTTCTACAAAACTGCAGACACATTTTCACTTACTTTCACTGTCTCATTACCTCGCAGCTTCTTTTTAGATgtgcaaagttccttaaggaacttagcGTATCTAGGTACCTGTTTGATCGCATCTAATAGAGGGATGTTGACTTCAACTTTCCGGAACATTGCCATGATTTCACTATCTTCTCTCTCTTTTTTGTTGCTGCTCAATCTTGATGGAAAAGGTGGTGGTGTGatcttttcttctttctcttcCGGCTTCTTTTTCTCCAtcatttcttctttcttttgatcCTTCTTTGGTGGTTCTTCTATCACcaactcctcttcttcttcttcgggcatCTTCGGGCCGTCATATTTCTTTCCACTCCTCAAGCTAATTGCACAAGCATTGTGCTTTGGGTTCTTTTCAGTTTGAGGAGGTAGCTTTCCTTGATTCTCCATTTTGCTCACCGATTGAGCAAGTTGTGCCATTTGTTGCTCAAGATTCTTGATGCTTGCCTTGGTCTCTTGCTGAAAACTTTGGGTACTGGTGGCAAGGCTTTTGACTATGTCTTCTAAGGACATACTTGAGGATCCGGCTTGTTGAGGAGGAGGTTGTAGTTGCCTCGGTTAGTAATTTTCTTGTGGGAATGGAGGCCTTGCTTGGTAATGGGGTGGGGGTCTTTGTTGATAACCCATGTGTTGGTTGTTGTTCCACCCTTGATTACCTCGGGGctgatcataagttctttgatttTGCCCGGAATAGCCTCCTATAACATTTGcttcttcatattcttcttcttgcaATTGAGGACACATATCAGTCGGGTGTCCCACTTGAGTACAAATGCCACAGGGACGGGGTGTGGATTGCACACCTTTGTCCTTAGCAAGCATCATTACCACCTTAGTCAACTCAGATAGTTAAGCTTCAATTTGAGGAGTGTGCACCTCTTTTACACCTCGAGGTGCATCTGTGTACCAATCTTCATCTTGACTAGTATGCTTTGAATCCTCCGCCATGTTTTTTATGAGATCCCGAATCTCCGTTGGGGTCTTGTCAGTCAAAGATCCTCCACTTGAAGCATTAAGAAGTCTTCTTTCCCAAGGAGTCATGCCTTCAATGAAGTATTGAAGGATTTGATACTCACTAATACCATGCTTTGGGCAACGGGCACAAAGCTTTTTGAACCTCTCCCAATATGTATGAAAGGCTTGTCTCTTGTGTTGTTTGATCCTAATTATCTCTATTCTTAGGGCTGAGGCTTTCATTTATGGGAAGTATTTGTCTAAGAAGAGGCGTGCAAGATCTACCCATGTGTTGACCGTCCCGGGTGGAAGGTCATAAAGCCAATCTTTTGCTGAGTCTTGCACTgcaaaggggaatgccctaagcTTGATTTGGTCTTCAGTGACATTGTGCAGTTTAATGCCAACACACACAACATGGAACTCCGTGAGGAACTTGTGGGGGTCTTCATTTTCTAAGCCTCTAAAGGTTGGGAGTAAGTGAATGAGACCGGATTTCAATTCAAGGTTTGTGGCTGCCGGATAGGTGAtgcaaagaggttgttgagtaacCTCTTGCCTCGCCCATTGGCGAAGGGTTTGTTCGGGTGGTGGATTTGGAGGTGGATTCCCTCCATGGTTGTCTCCCATGGTATGAGTAGTGGTTGAAGTTTCTATGGGTGTAGTGTTTGGGCTGTAATGAGTAGGTGAAGAGGGTGGGGTGGTATTTCTGGATGAGGATGGTTGAGGTGAAGGTGATGGACTTTCTGTTTCGGATGCGGACACACTTGAGAGGGGAATATCCTCCCAAATGTTAATGATCGGGGGATTGGATGTAAATACGTACCGGAAACCGGTTGCCTCTTACGAAGCTTGGCTTGCTTCCTTAACTTCTTTGCAGTCTTCTCTATCTCCGAGTCAATTGGCAGTGGTGTACCTGTACAAAaagatctaggcataaacaattagtaacaccgtgtccccggcaacggcgccaatttgttaggcgtgtcagacccaacaaataataggggtacgatatactccaaaatacactgctttaatgcactaaaaagtagtacaaggcaagcagggtcgaaccacagagacatgggacaaaagtctatacctctttgcgcaaggtattttggtcacaaaggggggggggggggttgtttgcaaaagtaaataactaaataacaatctactttaaaagcatgcacaaaatgaaatagatttgtaaacaaattgattgaatggttctagttctagttctcaatgatgttgttcaacttgattatgacttgatgtaattcaagattgctattctatgttggtactgaaagatattaacacgctctaatacctctcgcttgccaaattatctaaccaaaacacgctctttgattagacctagctttactaattcaatcTAAACatgctcttagattgtattgaaaaactgcattaagttttgtacaagcttcccaacagtgttcatttcttctcatacgctcggaagtgtgaaaacatgtgatgtatgttttacaataagaaaacttattgcttgttaccaattattaactcaatagaacaattaggtgccctaaaagttaattaactgcacaaaaattcaattcatgaaagtggccaatcaaacacaaatcaaattcaaggattctagtttaaacaaaaacataatcactagaatagaatcacaaatcaaacatcaaatcatatacttcaagtcaagcaatcaacatgttttgaacaagaactagaaactagggtttcttagccacacatggctaagacaaatcaaacaagaataaagatggaattggaatgtttaatccttacaaaaatgaaatccaaatgtttgcaatgattaagtctcctcaaaagctccaagaattcTCCCAAAATCGCCCTAGATCGCCAGAAACTGCTCCCAAAACCGTTCTGCCTTCAAATGACGTTCTTCtgctcttttaattaaagttcacgtgacttgccataaggccatgcgtttttggcatggccatgccttttgcccatgtgtttttggaatgaccatttgtcttgaccatgtgtttttggcatggcccttgctttttgctaaaattccaaaaaagtcttcactgttggctcaatcttcatgttttctgccatggaatgaccggttcatcttctcttcatgttccaaagctctatgctccaagcatccaagcatccatgcatccaagctccacgttccatgctccataatgactacaaaataaatcaaaaatagtgaaataccaggcattcttaatgaaatatgcaattaccctaataatcaactaaatgcaagaattatgaagtggaatgctataaaaagacggaaataaacatgcaaaataggtgcataaaatgcacctatcaaacctccccaagcttagacctttcttgtcctcaagaaagatcAAAATTAAGAATCAACCTAGAGAAGACGATAGGCGACTAAAAAGAAACTAAGATGAAAAGAATGGAAGGAACGAAAAGGACTAAATGGAATTAAGAGTGCATGCATGCAATAAAAGAAGAACTAATGAAAACAACATatgtacaaaaatatttttttttcattaatgcAATGAACAAAACAAACGAACATATTCGATCCAATTAACCTCATTatgtacaaaaatatttttttttcatcttaCCGGCTCTGCTAACGTCTTCTTGGGGGAAGACAAGGTTAGCAATAATTCGGAGAGCCACCCTTAAGACTGGATggatgatatgagatgctttggcgGATCGAGCCTCATACACATCAAGTCCTGTGATTTCCTTCCAATAGGCTTTGGCTTGGGCTTTAAAACGATTATTCTTCTCTTGCATGTAGCCTAATTTAGGACCATATGTATTGAATTTAGAAATCCCAACAAACCCACTAAGATCGTCTAGACTCGGTTTAAATTGCAAACGCGTGAGACGGAAAGAGAGACATTTGGCATTGTCATTGAATTCCAAAGATTGTAAGAATTCAATGGTTGTgtttttatatgattccattggtgCCAAAGTGAGAAGTCTCTCCCAACTGATGTTGCTAAACAATCTATGGACGCCATCATAAACTCCTAGTTCTTGGAGAGTGGGAATATCTACAAACCGTTGTTGAGAATATTCGCGGTCCTTGAGGTGAAGAAATCGCTCACGGTGCTCAAGAGAGTTGAGAATAATGGTGGTGACACCATATTTGGATTCCCATTGTTCTTTTGGTTGTGGGTTTTTTTGTTTTGGCATGATGACAAACCGAATTTATGACAAACAGGTGGTGCCCAAAAAATGATAACACAACTAGACAAGCACGAATGAACAATTATATGAAGCACAAGAACGGATTCACAATTATTCCAACCAAACAATTTTAAATTCAATGCGTAAAACTTGAGATATGGAAGGAatgtattgtttaaacgcttggATAAATATATGATAATATCCcaccaaacccaagaaactcctgatctctgagggagattttggaacctTGCACTGCATCACGTCCaagatcttggccggatcgaccaaaatcccatcttggttgatgagatgtcccaggaactagacctctcacaaccaaaactcacactttgagaactagGAATACAACCATTCCTGCCTCAATATTCACAAAAGCTCTCAAAGGTGCTCCTCGTGCCGCTctctagtcttggaatacaccaagatatcatcaatgaacacaataacaGATCGGTCGAGCATCAGCCTGCAGACCTAATTCATCAACTCCATATACACCGCATgctcattggtgagcccaaatagcatcaccacgaactcataatgtccataaaaaTTCTAGAATGTTCTATTCTCCACATTCTCTCCTCCCATTCTttcctgatgatatccagacctcggatcgatcttggagaaccaagatgcaccctgcaactgatcaaagagatcatcaatccacaGAAAGGGATAACGGTTCATCACCGCTAGCTTGTTTAACTCTCAGTAATCAATGTaaatctggtgtgaaccatccttcttctttacaaacagtaTCGGCACTCCCCATGAAcaactactcggtctgataaactGCTTGCCTAACAGCTCCTAAAGCTGAGAGGACAAATCTTGCATCTCGGGTGGTGCCTTGGCAATTAGAGTGGAACATGTCACttgatcaatcctgaactcaacctgccttttGGGAGGCACactgggtaactcctccggaataCATCGGCAAACTCCCTAACAACTGGCACATCTAAAACTGAGACCTGCTCCCCCACCCGAATATCAACCACATAGGCAAGATAACTCGCATACCCATGTTGAATATACCGTCGGGCCCTGGTttccgaacaaaaccctgatccaacCCTGGTACCCTCTCCATTGATAATCAGTTCTCGCCCACTTGGTGTTCGAACTATCACTCGCTGACCCTTGCAATCAATCATGACTCCAAACCTACTCatccaatccatccctactatcacgCATGCATCCCTCATAGGGATAGAGATCAAATCTATCAGATAAGGCACCCTGAAGATCTCCGATACACAACCCTGATATACTCTGGATGTAGAAACCTCATGTTTGTTGGCGATAGAAAACCACAACAgacactctaactccccaataggcatatcaaactccctactgaacgtctgggatacaaaagaccgacttgcacccgagtcaaaaagcacaagagtaggcaaagagttcactaggaaggtaccaaccataatcatatcataaagaacttaagaaaatataaatagaaacataccagtgacGAAGTCTGGCTCTGCCCTGGCCTCCTATGCCATGAGCTGAAAAGCGCGACCTCGAGCCCTCGTGGCTCCGCCCTGCCCTGGCTCCCATCAGTGATCCTTAGAGTAGCCGGCGCAGATGTAGCATCAAGCAAAGGACAGTTCGCCTTCATATGGGCCACCTGGTTACAGTGATAGCAAATCCTAGTGTTGGGTGTTGGAGCCTACTGACGGCATTCCCTCTTAATATGCACCTGCTTGCCACATTTGTGACATCCAGAAGAAGATCAGTAAGCACCATAATGAACCCCAAAGCACTTGCCATAAGTGTGGCCCCTATGACTCCCAGATCTCACATCAGCGGCCTTAAACTGCTTCGACGCAAGCTGCGGCTACACCGGGGTCTACCTCTTCTCCCTCTTCTAGAGCTCCATCTTGATCTCCCGCCACCTAGCGGCCTCCTGAAACTCCACCAGTGTACCATAGACCTGCGTGGATAAAAACTAGCGAATTtttgtcttgagcatgctcaagtactgGGTCATCTGATCTTGCTCAGAGGCAGcaaactcagggaaaaacatagctctcactgtaaacatcttggtgatcttcaTCACCGACTCGGTCCCCTACTTCAAATATAAATACTCCTGAGCCAACATCTCTCGCTCCAGCA
The genomic region above belongs to Lactuca sativa cultivar Salinas chromosome 4, Lsat_Salinas_v11, whole genome shotgun sequence and contains:
- the LOC111917753 gene encoding uncharacterized protein LOC111917753 — translated: MSLEDIVKSLATSTQSFQQETKASIKNLEQQMAQLAQSVSKMENQGKLPPQTEKNPKHNACAISLRSGKKYDGPKMPEEEEEELVIEEPPKKDQKKEEMMEKKKPEEKEEKITPPPFPSRLSSNKKEREDSEIMAMFRKVEVNIPLLDAIKQKRMPPKCKDPGVFTVPCKLGNLYVPHAMLDLGASINVLPYSVYKSIGIGTLTKTGVIIQLADRSIVHPKGVLEDVLVQVNEIVFPADFYVLDIGDDDHPSSSSILLGRPFLKTARTKIDVYNGTLSMEFDGEVINFNIYEEFDSNSVKEIAENFKLDEELLEIVESMEEKKKIRYDNSNVKLPISDTKLLPSVVRAPKLELKTLPDHLKYAYLGEEKTLPVIISNKLSIVEEDELVTLLKKYKKAIGWTIADIKGLSPSLCMHKILM